The following coding sequences are from one Rissa tridactyla isolate bRisTri1 chromosome 14, bRisTri1.patW.cur.20221130, whole genome shotgun sequence window:
- the UCK1 gene encoding uridine-cytidine kinase 1, with the protein MASAGGAEPERPRPRPFLIGVSGGTASGKSTVCEKIMELLGQKEVDQRQRKVLILSQDSFYKVLTAEQKAKALKGQYNFDHPDAFDNDLMHTTLKNIVEGKTVEVPTYDFVTHSRLAETTVVYPADVVLFEGILVFYSQDIRDMFHLRLFVDTDSDVRLSRRVLRDMKRGRDLEQILTQYTTFVKPAFEEFCLPTKKYADVIIPRGVDNMVAINLIVQHIQDILNGDICKWQRGAMNGHGRTYKRPFPEQTESSSVLAAGKRSHLESSSRPH; encoded by the exons atGGCCTCCGCCGGCGGCGCCGAGCCCGAGCGGCCGCGGCCCAGGCCCTTCCTCATCGGCGTCAGCGGCGGCACCGCCAGCGGCAAG TCCACAGTGTGCGAGAAGATcatggagctgctggggcagaaggAGGTGGACCAGCGGCAGCGGAAGGTCCTCATCCTCAGCCAGGACAGCTTCTACAAGGTGCTGACCGCCGAGCAGAAGGCCAAGGCGCTGAAGGGACAGTACAACTTCGACCACCCGG ACGCTTTTGATAACGATTTGATGCATACAACCCTGAAAAACATCGTTGAGGGGAAAACGGTTGAGGTACCAACCTATGACTTCGTGACGCATTCTAG GCTGGCAGAGACGACGGTGGTCTATCCTGCTGACGTTGTCCTCTTCGAGGGGATCCTGGTTTTCTACAGCCAGGACATTCGGGACATGTTCCATCTCCGGCTCTTTGTCGACACGGATTCCGACGTCCGGCTGTCCCGCAGGG TTCTGCGAGACATGAAACGCGGGAGGGACCTTGAGCAGATCCTCACCCAGTACACCACCTTCGTCAAGCCTGCTTTTGAGGAGTTCTGCTTACCG ACAAAGAAGTATGCGGATGTGATCATCCCCCGAGGAGTTGACAACATGG TTGCGATAAACCTCATCGTGCAGCACATTCAAGACATCCTAAACGGGGACATCTGCAAGTGGCAGCGAGGGGCAATGAACGGACACGGTCGGACCTACAAGCGCCCGTTCCCTGAACAAACAGAGAGCAGCAGCGTGCTGGCGGCCGGCAAACGCTCCCACCTGGAGTCCAGCAGCCGCCCGCACTAA